In the genome of Desulfuromonas sp. DDH964, one region contains:
- the thiE gene encoding thiamine phosphate synthase, translating into MTPAIPFSLYLITDRHVVPGGDLLAAVERALAGGVEAVQLREKDLPAAEFLHLARQLRSLTSRYHARLLINRRLDVARAVAADGLHLGPDPPALLEARRQLGPRALLGVSTHDLTELRRAATAGADFATFGPIWHTPAKAPFGEPVGTPQLAAACVAGALPVFALGGVTPDRVPQLRTAGAAGAAAIAALLAVADPTRAAQQFRAALDAAPPSISSSGSLPPC; encoded by the coding sequence ATGACGCCCGCCATCCCCTTCTCCCTCTACCTGATTACCGACCGCCACGTCGTCCCCGGTGGCGACCTCCTCGCTGCGGTTGAGCGCGCCCTGGCCGGCGGCGTAGAGGCGGTGCAACTGCGGGAGAAGGATCTGCCCGCAGCGGAATTTCTCCACCTCGCCCGGCAGTTGCGCAGCCTGACCTCCCGCTACCACGCCAGGCTGCTGATCAACCGGCGTCTCGATGTCGCCCGGGCCGTCGCCGCTGACGGCCTTCATCTCGGCCCGGACCCGCCCGCCCTTCTCGAAGCGCGGCGGCAGCTCGGGCCCAGGGCGCTCCTCGGTGTCTCCACCCACGACCTGACGGAGCTGCGCCGGGCCGCCACGGCCGGGGCCGACTTCGCCACCTTTGGCCCCATCTGGCATACCCCCGCCAAGGCCCCCTTTGGCGAGCCGGTCGGCACTCCCCAGTTGGCTGCGGCCTGTGTCGCCGGGGCACTCCCCGTCTTTGCTCTCGGCGGCGTCACCCCGGACCGCGTCCCGCAACTGCGCACCGCCGGGGCTGCCGGAGCCGCGGCCATTGCCGCCCTGCTCGCCGTCGCCGACCCGACCCGCGCTGCGCAGCAGTTCCGCGCCGCACTCGATGCTGCGCCCCCCTCAATCTCCTCGTCTGGTTCCTTGCCACCCTGCTGA
- the thiH gene encoding 2-iminoacetate synthase ThiH — protein sequence MSFLDIIQRYTPEQVESDIAAKTSTDVERALAAERLTESDYMALLSPAAEDYLEPLAQKAHRITRRRFGNTILLYAPIYLSNECHNGCRYCGFAAQNRVARNTLNLDEIEAEARVLADQGFRHVLLLTGEAPQAADVGYLEAAVRRVRPLFASIGLEVFPMAADEYRRLAAAGVDALTIYQETYDPALYAEMHPFGRKRDYAWRLATPERGGAAGLRKLGIGALLGLGPFRSEAFFTGLHGRYLARHFWRSQLTVSFPRMRPADGGFQPPYLVSDRSFVQLICAMRLLLHDAGLVLSTRESATFRDHLLPLGITQMSAGSCTAPGGYAGAGKQTEQFAIDDDRTPAEFAAMLRSKGYDPVWKDWDSAFLDRTTGAA from the coding sequence ATGAGTTTTCTCGACATTATCCAGCGTTACACCCCCGAACAGGTCGAGTCCGACATCGCGGCCAAGACTTCCACCGACGTCGAGCGGGCCCTGGCAGCCGAACGGCTGACCGAGTCCGACTACATGGCGCTCCTCTCGCCGGCCGCCGAGGACTACCTGGAGCCGCTGGCGCAGAAGGCGCACCGCATCACCCGGCGCCGCTTCGGCAACACCATCCTCCTCTACGCCCCGATCTATCTCTCCAACGAGTGCCACAACGGCTGCCGCTACTGCGGCTTTGCCGCCCAGAACCGGGTCGCCCGCAACACCCTTAATCTCGATGAAATCGAGGCGGAGGCCCGGGTCCTCGCCGACCAGGGGTTCCGCCACGTCCTGCTCTTGACCGGGGAAGCCCCCCAGGCCGCGGATGTCGGCTATCTCGAGGCTGCCGTGCGCCGGGTCCGCCCCCTCTTCGCCTCCATCGGCCTCGAAGTCTTCCCGATGGCAGCGGACGAATACCGCCGTCTGGCGGCCGCCGGGGTCGATGCCCTGACCATCTACCAGGAGACCTACGATCCGGCCCTCTACGCCGAGATGCACCCCTTTGGCCGCAAGCGCGATTACGCCTGGCGCCTCGCCACCCCGGAGCGCGGCGGCGCCGCCGGCCTGCGCAAACTCGGTATCGGCGCCCTCCTCGGCCTCGGCCCCTTCCGCAGCGAGGCCTTCTTCACCGGTCTGCACGGCCGCTACCTCGCCCGCCACTTCTGGCGCAGCCAGCTGACCGTCTCCTTTCCACGCATGCGCCCCGCCGACGGCGGTTTCCAGCCACCGTATCTGGTCTCCGACCGCAGTTTCGTGCAGCTGATCTGCGCCATGCGCCTGCTCCTCCACGACGCCGGCCTGGTCCTGTCGACCCGGGAGAGCGCCACTTTCCGCGACCACCTCCTCCCTTTGGGTATCACCCAGATGAGCGCCGGTTCCTGCACCGCTCCCGGCGGTTACGCCGGGGCCGGGAAGCAGACCGAACAGTTTGCCATCGACGACGACCGCACCCCGGCCGAGTTTGCGGCAATGCTGCGCAGCAAGGGATACGACCCGGTCTGGAAAGACTGGGACAGCGCCTTTCTCGACCGAACCACCGGGGCGGCCTGA
- a CDS encoding thiazole synthase, translating to MDKLIIAGREFTSRLLVGTGKFASSALMVAAMEQSGCEIVTVALRRIDIDNPADDMLAHIDPARYLLLPNTSGARDAEEAIRLARLARAAGCEPWVKLEVTPDPYYLLPDPIETIKAAEVLVKEGFIVLPYINADPVLAKHLQEAGTATVMPLGAPIGTNRGVRTREQIAIIIEQAIVPVIVDAGLGAPSHAAEAMEMGADAVLVNTALAVARAPGAMGAAFKKGVEAGREAFLAGLGEQRTRAEASSPLTGFLRD from the coding sequence ATGGACAAACTCATTATCGCCGGCCGCGAATTCACCTCCCGCCTCCTCGTCGGCACCGGCAAGTTCGCCTCCAGCGCCCTGATGGTCGCGGCGATGGAGCAGTCCGGCTGCGAGATCGTCACCGTGGCGTTGCGCCGGATCGACATCGACAACCCGGCCGACGACATGCTTGCCCATATCGACCCGGCCCGCTATCTGCTCCTCCCCAACACCAGCGGCGCCCGCGACGCCGAGGAGGCGATCCGCCTGGCGCGGCTCGCCCGCGCGGCCGGCTGCGAACCCTGGGTCAAGCTGGAGGTGACCCCCGACCCCTACTATCTCCTCCCCGACCCGATCGAGACCATCAAGGCGGCGGAGGTCCTGGTCAAGGAAGGATTCATCGTTCTTCCCTACATCAATGCCGACCCGGTGCTGGCCAAGCACCTGCAGGAAGCTGGTACCGCCACGGTAATGCCGCTGGGGGCCCCCATCGGCACCAACCGCGGGGTGCGCACCCGCGAGCAGATCGCCATCATCATCGAGCAGGCGATCGTTCCGGTCATCGTCGATGCCGGCCTCGGTGCCCCCTCCCACGCCGCCGAGGCGATGGAGATGGGGGCCGACGCGGTGCTGGTCAATACCGCCCTCGCCGTCGCCCGCGCCCCCGGCGCCATGGGTGCCGCCTTCAAAAAGGGAGTCGAGGCCGGCCGCGAAGCGTTCCTGGCCGGGCTCGGCGAGCAGCGCACCCGGGCCGAGGCGAGCAGCCCCCTGACCGGTTTTCTGCGGGATTAG
- the thiS gene encoding sulfur carrier protein ThiS translates to MQIIANGKPVDIPAGSSVASLLAALGLDPARVAVERNRAIVPRAAFAATLLAEGDQVEIVQFVGGG, encoded by the coding sequence ATGCAGATCATCGCCAACGGCAAGCCCGTCGACATCCCCGCCGGCAGCAGCGTTGCTTCGCTCCTCGCCGCCCTCGGCCTCGACCCCGCCCGGGTCGCGGTGGAGCGCAACCGCGCCATTGTTCCCCGGGCCGCCTTCGCTGCCACCTTGCTGGCGGAGGGAGACCAGGTCGAGATCGTCCAGTTTGTCGGCGGCGGATAA
- the thiF gene encoding sulfur carrier protein ThiS adenylyltransferase ThiF, with protein sequence MRIFVNEQSHDIPAGTTVAALCQQFKPDADLVIRNGFPLEGDQPLAEDDRLVLIRRGEIPAAEELETLLVARHTPGVHARLKKAHVGIAGVGGLGSSIAVALARCGIGRLTIADFDLVEPSNLNRQQYFIDQLGLPKVVALRDNLARINPYVQVATHHLRLTTDNIPTLFAGVDVMVEAFDRAEQKAMLVETFLGKVADKPLVAASGMAGFGPANTIVSRQVGGRLTLVGDGTSAAAPGQGLMAPRVGIAAHHQANAVLRLLLGADPV encoded by the coding sequence ATGCGCATCTTTGTCAACGAACAATCCCACGACATCCCCGCCGGCACCACCGTCGCCGCGCTGTGCCAGCAATTCAAACCCGACGCCGACCTGGTGATCCGCAACGGCTTCCCCCTGGAGGGGGACCAGCCCCTGGCGGAGGACGACCGCCTGGTGCTGATCCGCCGCGGCGAAATCCCCGCCGCCGAGGAACTCGAAACCCTGCTCGTCGCCCGCCACACCCCGGGAGTCCATGCCCGGCTGAAGAAGGCCCATGTCGGCATCGCCGGCGTCGGCGGTCTCGGCTCGAGCATTGCCGTCGCCCTCGCCCGCTGCGGCATCGGCCGGCTGACCATCGCCGACTTCGACCTGGTCGAACCTTCCAATCTCAACCGGCAGCAATACTTCATCGACCAGCTCGGCCTGCCCAAGGTGGTGGCGCTGCGGGACAACCTGGCGCGGATCAACCCGTATGTGCAGGTCGCCACCCATCACCTCCGACTGACGACCGACAACATCCCGACCCTCTTCGCCGGCGTCGATGTCATGGTCGAGGCCTTCGACCGTGCCGAGCAAAAGGCGATGCTGGTCGAAACCTTCCTCGGCAAGGTCGCCGACAAGCCGCTGGTCGCCGCCTCGGGGATGGCCGGCTTTGGCCCCGCCAACACGATCGTCAGCCGGCAGGTCGGGGGCCGCCTGACCCTGGTCGGCGACGGCACCAGCGCCGCCGCTCCCGGCCAGGGGCTGATGGCGCCGCGGGTTGGGATCGCCGCCCACCACCAGGCCAACGCCGTACTGCGCCTGCTGCTCGGCGCAGACCCGGTTTAG
- a CDS encoding radical SAM/SPASM domain-containing protein: MTAPNPEFIPKWIAWESTQRCNLNCVHCRCSSDMDAAIGDFNTEEAFKLIDDICEVSTPVMVLSGGEPLLRPDIFDIARYGTSKGLRMCMATNGTLITDEVCAKMKEADIKMVSLSLDGSTAAIHDDFRSCPGAFEGVVRGAETLKRNGIKFLVNSSFTKRNQADIAATFKVAKGLGATAWYMFMIVPTGRGEEIMNELISADDYEEILAWHYEQEKGEEDILMRPTCAPHYYRIVPQMAKAEGVDFKRRSLTFSTGGGKGCIAAQTICLIDCFGNLKPCSYFHSSVGNVKQISFKDLWFNSRVFNDLRDFKKYKGKCGECEFINACGGCRARADAVHGDYMAEEPFCNYIPNRTRKRMEKEAAENAPK; encoded by the coding sequence ATGACCGCACCCAATCCCGAGTTCATCCCCAAATGGATCGCCTGGGAATCGACCCAGCGCTGTAACCTCAACTGTGTTCACTGCCGCTGTTCCTCCGACATGGATGCCGCCATCGGCGATTTCAATACCGAGGAAGCCTTCAAACTGATCGACGACATCTGCGAGGTCAGCACGCCGGTGATGGTCCTCTCCGGCGGCGAACCGCTGCTGCGCCCCGACATCTTCGACATCGCCAGGTACGGGACGTCGAAGGGGCTGCGCATGTGCATGGCGACCAACGGCACCTTGATCACCGACGAAGTCTGCGCCAAGATGAAGGAGGCCGATATCAAGATGGTCTCCCTCTCCCTCGACGGCTCCACCGCTGCCATCCACGACGACTTCCGCTCCTGCCCCGGGGCCTTCGAAGGGGTGGTGCGCGGCGCCGAAACCCTCAAGCGCAACGGCATCAAGTTTTTGGTCAACTCCTCCTTCACCAAACGCAACCAGGCCGATATCGCCGCCACCTTCAAGGTCGCCAAGGGACTCGGCGCCACTGCCTGGTACATGTTCATGATCGTCCCTACCGGGCGCGGCGAGGAGATCATGAACGAACTGATCAGCGCCGACGACTACGAGGAGATTCTCGCCTGGCACTACGAGCAGGAGAAGGGGGAGGAGGACATCCTGATGCGCCCGACCTGCGCCCCCCACTACTACCGGATCGTGCCGCAGATGGCCAAGGCCGAAGGGGTCGACTTCAAGCGCCGCAGCCTCACTTTCTCCACCGGCGGCGGCAAGGGGTGCATCGCCGCCCAGACGATCTGCCTGATCGACTGCTTCGGCAACCTCAAGCCCTGCTCCTACTTCCATTCCTCGGTCGGCAACGTCAAGCAGATCTCCTTCAAGGATCTCTGGTTCAATTCCAGGGTCTTCAACGACCTGCGCGACTTCAAGAAGTACAAGGGGAAATGCGGCGAGTGCGAGTTCATCAACGCCTGCGGCGGCTGCCGCGCCCGCGCCGACGCCGTCCATGGTGACTACATGGCAGAAGAGCCCTTCTGCAACTACATCCCCAACCGCACCCGCAAGCGGATGGAGAAAGAAGCCGCGGAAAACGCGCCCAAGTGA
- the hemE gene encoding uroporphyrinogen decarboxylase, whose product MSTEYTFLKACWGQPTDYVPVWLMRQAGRYLQCYKDVRAKGGGTFLDLCKDPERAAEVTIQPIDILGVDAAILFSDILTPIEPMGMALDFVPGPVFEKPVRTAADVDALIVPEDMAQAVPYVPAIIQRLRKAFEGRVPLIGFGGAPFTLACYMVEGKGSKDFAALKQMMYADFPLYDALMKKITEMDRRYLNMQIAAGAQAIQIFDTWGGLLAPHDFERYILPYVKELIDGLDRKGIPVIYFVKNGGTMLELVKEAGADVLGLDWHVNLGKARDILGDKIAVQGNLDPTVLYAPKPYIEKEVQRILDENAGRPGFIFNLGHGILPTVPPENAIHMVECVHRLSGK is encoded by the coding sequence ATGTCCACCGAATACACCTTTCTCAAGGCCTGCTGGGGCCAGCCGACCGATTATGTCCCCGTCTGGCTGATGCGCCAGGCCGGCCGCTACCTGCAGTGCTACAAGGATGTCCGCGCCAAGGGGGGCGGCACCTTTCTCGACCTCTGCAAGGACCCCGAGCGCGCCGCCGAGGTGACGATCCAGCCGATCGATATCCTGGGCGTCGACGCCGCGATCCTCTTCTCCGACATCCTCACCCCCATCGAGCCGATGGGGATGGCCCTCGATTTTGTGCCCGGTCCGGTCTTCGAAAAACCGGTCCGTACCGCCGCCGATGTCGACGCGCTCATCGTGCCGGAGGATATGGCCCAGGCCGTGCCCTACGTGCCGGCGATCATCCAGCGCCTGCGTAAAGCCTTCGAAGGGCGGGTGCCGCTCATCGGTTTTGGCGGCGCCCCTTTCACACTTGCCTGCTACATGGTCGAAGGGAAGGGGAGCAAGGACTTCGCGGCACTGAAGCAGATGATGTACGCCGACTTCCCCCTTTACGACGCCCTGATGAAAAAGATCACCGAGATGGACCGGCGCTACCTCAACATGCAGATCGCCGCCGGCGCCCAGGCGATCCAGATCTTCGACACCTGGGGCGGGCTCCTCGCCCCCCACGACTTCGAGCGCTACATCCTCCCCTACGTCAAGGAGCTGATCGACGGCCTCGACCGCAAGGGGATCCCGGTGATCTACTTCGTCAAGAACGGCGGCACCATGCTCGAGCTGGTCAAGGAAGCCGGCGCCGATGTCCTCGGCCTCGACTGGCACGTCAATCTCGGCAAGGCCCGCGACATCCTCGGCGACAAGATCGCCGTGCAGGGGAACCTCGACCCGACCGTCCTCTACGCCCCGAAACCCTACATCGAGAAGGAAGTGCAGCGCATCCTCGACGAGAACGCCGGCCGCCCCGGCTTCATCTTCAACCTCGGCCACGGCATCCTGCCGACGGTGCCGCCGGAGAATGCGATTCACATGGTGGAGTGCGTACACCGCTTGAGCGGGAAGTAA
- a CDS encoding nucleotidyltransferase family protein — protein sequence MDKFIEEHREIIKRLATLRGATRVRLFGSLARDEGGPKSDIDFLVDLEEGRSALALGGLLKDLEECLGRRVDVVTPMALHPRIREDVLKQAVDL from the coding sequence ATGGATAAATTCATCGAAGAACATCGAGAAATCATCAAGCGCCTGGCGACACTTCGCGGCGCCACCCGGGTCAGGCTGTTTGGTTCCCTGGCGCGGGATGAGGGAGGACCAAAGAGCGATATCGATTTTCTGGTCGATCTTGAGGAGGGACGTTCCGCCCTGGCTTTGGGCGGGCTGCTGAAGGATCTTGAAGAATGCCTCGGCCGACGGGTCGATGTGGTGACCCCGATGGCCCTGCATCCTCGCATCCGGGAAGATGTCCTGAAACAGGCAGTTGACCTGTGA
- a CDS encoding formylglycine-generating enzyme family protein, with protein MVKSSVALFALVFCIAQPVIAGFIPGFEPVWEKYRRAASVPASPGGGGAAYTDPATGVEFVFVKGGCFQMGSNDGEADEKPVHEVCVDDFWMGKFEVTQGQWQKVAGSNPAFFKKGDNYPVERVSWDDVQDYLRQLNAKSGKNYRLPTEAEWEYAARSGGKQEKFAGLSSDAELFRYANFCDSNCTYNWRTASQNDGYKETSPVGNYQPNGLGLYDMAGNVWEWCSDRYGDKYYAQSPRNNPRGPSGGSYRVCRGGCWDVRPAYVRSANRGGRSPGARDDDLGFRLAFPAR; from the coding sequence ATGGTTAAATCATCCGTCGCCCTGTTCGCCCTGGTATTCTGCATCGCCCAGCCCGTTATCGCCGGGTTCATTCCCGGTTTTGAGCCGGTGTGGGAGAAGTATCGGCGCGCTGCCTCCGTTCCAGCCTCTCCCGGCGGTGGCGGCGCGGCTTACACCGATCCAGCCACCGGGGTGGAGTTTGTCTTCGTCAAGGGGGGGTGTTTTCAGATGGGGTCCAATGATGGCGAAGCTGACGAGAAGCCGGTGCATGAGGTCTGTGTCGATGATTTCTGGATGGGGAAGTTTGAGGTGACTCAGGGGCAATGGCAGAAGGTTGCCGGCAGCAATCCTGCATTTTTCAAAAAGGGGGACAACTACCCGGTCGAGCGGGTCAGCTGGGACGACGTGCAGGACTACCTACGGCAGCTGAACGCGAAGAGCGGAAAAAACTACCGCCTGCCAACCGAGGCAGAATGGGAGTACGCGGCCCGCAGCGGCGGAAAACAGGAGAAGTTTGCCGGACTTTCCAGCGATGCCGAGCTGTTCCGATATGCCAATTTTTGCGACAGCAACTGCACCTACAATTGGAGGACGGCAAGCCAGAACGACGGATACAAAGAGACGTCACCGGTTGGCAACTATCAGCCAAATGGTCTCGGACTGTACGACATGGCCGGCAATGTCTGGGAATGGTGCAGTGACCGGTACGGTGACAAATACTACGCACAGAGTCCGAGGAACAATCCGCGAGGTCCGTCCGGGGGCTCCTACCGCGTGTGTCGCGGCGGCTGCTGGGACGTCAGGCCGGCGTACGTGCGGTCGGCGAATCGCGGCGGGCGCTCGCCCGGCGCCCGCGACGACGACCTCGGCTTCCGGCTGGCTTTCCCCGCCAGGTAG
- a CDS encoding HRDC domain-containing protein yields MQQWQFFRVPVNNGAEAAAEFNRFLRGARVLAVHREFVVQGESSYWALAVEFLSEGGVAARRESGKRNKVDWREVLSPEDFALYARLREWRKKVAEEEAVPVYTIFTNEQLAEVAQRRCASAAALAEIDGIGKGRIERYGNNLLAVLNEAGR; encoded by the coding sequence ATGCAGCAATGGCAATTTTTCCGAGTGCCGGTGAACAACGGCGCCGAGGCGGCAGCAGAATTCAACCGGTTTTTGCGCGGGGCGCGGGTCCTGGCGGTACACCGAGAGTTTGTCGTGCAGGGCGAAAGTTCGTATTGGGCTTTGGCCGTGGAGTTTTTAAGCGAGGGCGGCGTAGCCGCCCGCCGCGAATCGGGTAAACGAAACAAGGTTGATTGGCGCGAGGTGCTCTCGCCCGAGGATTTCGCTCTCTATGCCCGGCTGCGGGAGTGGCGGAAAAAGGTGGCCGAAGAGGAGGCGGTGCCGGTCTACACCATCTTCACCAACGAGCAGCTGGCTGAGGTGGCCCAACGGCGCTGCGCCAGCGCGGCGGCGCTGGCCGAGATCGACGGCATCGGCAAGGGGCGCATCGAGCGCTACGGAAATAACCTCCTGGCGGTGCTGAATGAAGCGGGTCGGTAA
- a CDS encoding reverse transcriptase/maturase family protein produces MKRVGNLYLSIADPDNLRRAFLKAARGKRQRREVREYTANLDANLMELHRQLLAHEVVVGDYRFFIVRDPKVRQICAASFRERVLHHAIMNICEPVLEGYAIDDSFACRQGKGLHTALKRAQQFTRCNSWYLKLDIRKYFDSIPHDRLLALLARRFKDRDLLELFARILAAYETEPGRGLPIGNLLSQHFANFYLGALDHWLKEQRQVKGYLRYMDDFVLFAADRETLRTELAAIETFIRDHLGLELKENIQLNRVAHGLPFLGFRLYPHTVRLAPRSRERFARRLVEYETFFAAGSWNEAELACHVGPLVEFTRVASAASFRRQVLTNRRKGAVLQGAPTA; encoded by the coding sequence ATGAAGCGGGTCGGTAACCTTTATCTGTCAATTGCCGACCCGGACAACCTGCGTCGGGCTTTTCTCAAGGCGGCGCGTGGCAAGCGGCAGCGGCGGGAGGTGCGTGAGTATACCGCCAACCTCGACGCCAACCTGATGGAGCTGCACCGGCAACTTCTGGCGCATGAGGTCGTCGTCGGCGATTATCGTTTCTTCATCGTGCGTGACCCCAAGGTGCGGCAGATCTGCGCGGCGAGTTTCCGCGAGCGGGTGTTGCATCACGCGATCATGAATATCTGCGAGCCGGTGCTTGAAGGGTATGCTATCGACGATTCCTTCGCCTGCCGTCAAGGAAAGGGGTTGCATACAGCTCTCAAGCGGGCGCAGCAATTTACGCGCTGTAACAGCTGGTATCTGAAGCTCGACATTCGCAAGTATTTCGACAGTATCCCCCACGACCGGCTGCTGGCGCTGTTGGCGCGGCGCTTCAAGGACAGGGACCTTCTGGAGTTGTTCGCGCGTATTCTTGCCGCCTATGAGACGGAGCCCGGTCGCGGTCTGCCCATCGGCAACCTGCTGTCGCAGCATTTTGCCAACTTCTATCTTGGGGCTCTCGACCATTGGCTAAAAGAGCAGCGGCAAGTCAAAGGGTATCTGCGTTACATGGACGATTTTGTGCTGTTTGCCGCCGACCGCGAGACCCTGCGTACCGAACTGGCGGCGATTGAAACTTTTATTCGCGATCATCTCGGCCTGGAGTTGAAAGAGAATATCCAGCTCAATCGCGTCGCGCACGGGCTGCCGTTTCTTGGTTTTCGTCTCTACCCGCATACTGTGCGTCTGGCGCCGCGCAGTCGTGAACGTTTTGCCAGGCGGCTCGTTGAGTATGAGACGTTTTTTGCGGCCGGGTCGTGGAACGAAGCAGAGCTTGCCTGTCATGTCGGTCCGCTGGTAGAGTTTACCCGCGTTGCATCTGCCGCCAGTTTTCGACGACAGGTGCTGACCAACAGAAGAAAGGGTGCCGTTCTACAAGGGGCTCCAACCGCGTGA
- a CDS encoding SUMF1/EgtB/PvdO family nonheme iron enzyme: MNRGGSWNNRPENVRSANRNRNTPDNRNNNLGFRLAFPASSAMREDRRRPERHPVPVMCGAKRAARPGCW, translated from the coding sequence GTGAATCGCGGCGGCAGCTGGAACAACAGGCCGGAGAACGTGCGGTCGGCGAATCGCAACAGGAACACGCCCGACAACCGCAACAACAACCTCGGCTTCCGGCTGGCTTTCCCCGCCAGCTCGGCGATGCGCGAAGACCGTCGCCGACCCGAACGGCATCCCGTCCCCGTTATGTGTGGGGCGAAGAGAGCAGCACGGCCCGGTTGCTGGTAG
- a CDS encoding caspase family protein, translating to MQRIILTILLLAIVAAPALAADTCDLAATLAEKGAKTFAADKAEGLKLLIKAKELCPNEAAYSYNLGVAYYQYGRPVDALPLLEAAVAADGSKALWLNNLAVVRLEQGLPADQALKLAEQAARLDGSTVAIKETLAQARFASGQEVAALRGLAAESDSTLTKTRDLLLDRYLAAYLSRLQQGETEPALAGLKAVTFLPAGARTYALALARIGRGEAALQAVGAAQRDFPGDNSIREAAGEVGEQVAAALYSDYQSGKTAQAVQQAKGLSEAYPQVTALKSAYDKLLEALLADATTIAVPEAGKRRTQAASGSAEALLAGLGGGAASAGEINLRVDIDEKIPAGKQAGRDDVAVVIGNRNYGVAGTPNVEYAQRDAAVMRQYLEKTLGFDAKNILYVENATYAGFAQLFGRQGDPRGKLANYVVPGKSEVFVYYVGHGAPDPETGDAYFVPVDADPQFLRTSGYRLQTFYDNLAQLPAKSVTVVLDSCFSGNSAGGLLFKGVSSISLRAKAVTAPQQLTVFASSRDDQMSNWYDEKRHSLFTYYFLKGLGGEADADRNRKVTVAEMENYLDAEVPRMARRLKGAAQAPQVSGDRNAVLAELR from the coding sequence ATGCAACGTATTATCCTCACCATTCTGCTTCTGGCCATTGTCGCCGCTCCAGCCCTGGCCGCCGACACCTGCGATCTCGCCGCGACCCTGGCGGAAAAGGGGGCGAAAACCTTTGCTGCCGACAAGGCGGAGGGGCTGAAGTTGCTGATCAAGGCGAAGGAACTTTGCCCCAACGAGGCGGCCTACAGCTACAACCTCGGCGTCGCCTACTACCAGTACGGGCGTCCCGTCGATGCCCTGCCGCTGCTGGAAGCGGCGGTGGCCGCCGACGGCAGCAAGGCGCTCTGGCTCAACAACCTGGCGGTGGTGCGGCTGGAGCAGGGGCTGCCGGCCGACCAGGCGCTGAAGCTGGCGGAACAGGCGGCCAGGCTCGACGGGTCGACCGTTGCCATCAAGGAGACCCTGGCGCAGGCGCGTTTTGCCTCCGGGCAGGAAGTGGCGGCACTGCGCGGGCTGGCGGCCGAAAGCGATTCCACCCTGACCAAAACACGCGACCTTCTGCTTGACCGCTACCTGGCCGCGTATCTCAGTCGCCTGCAACAGGGGGAGACCGAGCCGGCCCTGGCCGGGCTGAAGGCGGTCACCTTCCTCCCCGCCGGGGCGCGTACTTACGCCCTGGCGCTGGCGCGCATCGGTCGAGGCGAGGCGGCCCTGCAGGCGGTCGGCGCGGCGCAGCGCGATTTCCCCGGCGACAACAGCATCCGCGAGGCGGCTGGCGAGGTGGGCGAGCAGGTGGCGGCGGCGCTCTACAGTGATTACCAGAGCGGCAAGACGGCGCAGGCGGTGCAGCAGGCGAAGGGGCTCTCCGAGGCTTACCCGCAGGTCACTGCGCTGAAGAGCGCCTACGACAAACTGCTGGAGGCGCTCCTTGCCGACGCCACCACCATTGCCGTCCCCGAGGCGGGCAAGCGCCGCACCCAGGCGGCTTCGGGCTCGGCGGAGGCGTTGCTGGCGGGGCTCGGCGGCGGCGCCGCGTCGGCCGGCGAGATCAACCTGCGGGTCGACATCGACGAGAAGATTCCGGCCGGCAAGCAGGCCGGCCGTGACGATGTGGCGGTGGTGATCGGTAACCGCAACTACGGCGTGGCGGGGACGCCGAACGTCGAATACGCCCAGCGCGACGCGGCGGTGATGCGTCAGTACCTGGAGAAGACCCTCGGTTTTGATGCCAAGAACATTCTCTATGTCGAGAACGCCACCTATGCCGGCTTCGCCCAGCTCTTTGGCCGCCAGGGGGATCCGCGCGGCAAACTCGCCAATTACGTGGTGCCGGGAAAATCGGAAGTCTTTGTCTACTACGTCGGCCACGGCGCTCCTGACCCGGAGACGGGCGATGCCTACTTCGTGCCGGTCGATGCCGATCCCCAGTTTTTGCGCACCAGTGGTTATCGCCTGCAGACCTTTTACGACAACCTCGCGCAGCTGCCGGCCAAGTCGGTCACCGTGGTGCTCGACTCCTGCTTCTCCGGCAATTCGGCCGGCGGACTCCTCTTCAAGGGGGTCAGCTCGATCAGCCTGCGGGCCAAGGCGGTGACGGCGCCGCAACAGCTGACGGTCTTCGCCAGTTCCCGCGACGACCAGATGTCCAACTGGTACGATGAGAAGCGCCACAGCCTTTTTACCTATTACTTCCTCAAAGGCCTCGGCGGCGAGGCCGACGCCGACCGTAACCGCAAGGTGACGGTGGCGGAGATGGAAAACTACCTGGACGCCGAGGTGCCGCGCATGGCACGGCGGCTCAAGGGGGCGGCGCAGGCGCCGCAGGTTTCCGGCGACCGCAATGCCGTGCTGGCGGAACTGCGGTAA